In the genome of Magnolia sinica isolate HGM2019 chromosome 2, MsV1, whole genome shotgun sequence, one region contains:
- the LOC131236687 gene encoding uncharacterized protein LOC131236687 isoform X1, with product MLRIGLVSWINRKIVDPLMQILRRGLEPKELAFSAALGMTLGLFPICGVTVLLCGVAIALLGNRCHAPTVMLTNFVATPFELSLVVPFLRFGEVISGGDHFPLTSNAMKKVLTGQASQEVLHSIFHALLGWFTAAPLILGVFYVAFLPCFKHLVLKFSTHPSSPKKPLHPHSEIKLKVRDV from the exons atgtTGAGAATCGGATTGGTGTCATGGATCAATAGGAAGATCGTCGATCCCCTCATGCAAATACTCCGAAG GGGATTGGAACCAAAGGAGCTGGCATTTTCTGCTGCTCTTGGCATGACATTGGGTCTATTCCCAATCTGTG GAGTCACTGTACTACTTTGTGGGGTGGCTATTGCATTGCTTGGAAACCGTTGCCATGCACCAACTGTGATGCTTACGAACTTTGTTGCCACTCCATTTGAGCTGAG TCTGGTGGTCCCTTTCTTGCGGTTTGGTGAAGTCATCTCTGGTGGAGATCATTTCCCATTGACCTCCAATGCGATGAAGAAGGTGTTGACGGGCCAGGCGTCGCAAGAAGTCCTACATAGCATCTTCCACGCT TTGTTAGGTTGGTTCACTGCGGCTCCTTTGATTCTTGGCGTGTTTTATGTGGCCTTCCTTCCATGTTTTAAGCACCTGGTCTTGAAGTTCAGCACTCACCCATCTAGCCCAAAGAAGCCACTCCATCCCCACTCCGAAATCAAGCTCAAGGTAAGGGATGTCTAA
- the LOC131236687 gene encoding uncharacterized protein LOC131236687 isoform X2, which produces MLRIGLVSWINRKIVDPLMQILRRGLEPKELAFSAALGMTLGLFPICGVTVLLCGVAIALLGNRCHAPTVMLTNFVATPFELSLVVPFLRFGEVISGGDHFPLTSNAMKKVLTGQASQEVLHSIFHAHLVLKFSTHPSSPKKPLHPHSEIKLKVRDV; this is translated from the exons atgtTGAGAATCGGATTGGTGTCATGGATCAATAGGAAGATCGTCGATCCCCTCATGCAAATACTCCGAAG GGGATTGGAACCAAAGGAGCTGGCATTTTCTGCTGCTCTTGGCATGACATTGGGTCTATTCCCAATCTGTG GAGTCACTGTACTACTTTGTGGGGTGGCTATTGCATTGCTTGGAAACCGTTGCCATGCACCAACTGTGATGCTTACGAACTTTGTTGCCACTCCATTTGAGCTGAG TCTGGTGGTCCCTTTCTTGCGGTTTGGTGAAGTCATCTCTGGTGGAGATCATTTCCCATTGACCTCCAATGCGATGAAGAAGGTGTTGACGGGCCAGGCGTCGCAAGAAGTCCTACATAGCATCTTCCACGCT CACCTGGTCTTGAAGTTCAGCACTCACCCATCTAGCCCAAAGAAGCCACTCCATCCCCACTCCGAAATCAAGCTCAAGGTAAGGGATGTCTAA
- the LOC131236687 gene encoding uncharacterized protein LOC131236687 isoform X3 encodes MLRIGLVSWINRKIVDPLMQILRRGLEPKELAFSAALGMTLGLFPICGVTVLLCGVAIALLGNRCHAPTVMLTNFVATPFELSLVVPFLRFGEVISGGDHFPLTSNAMKKVLTGQASQEVLHSIFHAVGSLRLL; translated from the exons atgtTGAGAATCGGATTGGTGTCATGGATCAATAGGAAGATCGTCGATCCCCTCATGCAAATACTCCGAAG GGGATTGGAACCAAAGGAGCTGGCATTTTCTGCTGCTCTTGGCATGACATTGGGTCTATTCCCAATCTGTG GAGTCACTGTACTACTTTGTGGGGTGGCTATTGCATTGCTTGGAAACCGTTGCCATGCACCAACTGTGATGCTTACGAACTTTGTTGCCACTCCATTTGAGCTGAG TCTGGTGGTCCCTTTCTTGCGGTTTGGTGAAGTCATCTCTGGTGGAGATCATTTCCCATTGACCTCCAATGCGATGAAGAAGGTGTTGACGGGCCAGGCGTCGCAAGAAGTCCTACATAGCATCTTCCACGCT GTTGGTTCACTGCGGCTCCTTTGA
- the LOC131236686 gene encoding auxin response factor 1 yields the protein MAHVASNHSSGGHGSGASGDVLYKELWHACAGPLVTVPREGERVYYFPQGHMEQLEASTHQGLDQQMPSFNLPSKILCRVVNVQLRAENETDEVYAQITLLPETDQGEVTSPDPPLPEPQRCTVHSFCKTLTASDTSTHGGFSVLRRHADECLPPLDMSQHPPWQELVATDLHGNEWHFRHIFRGQPRRHLLTTGWSVFVSSKRLVAGDAFIFLRGENGELRVGVRRLMRQLSNMPSSVISSHSMHLGVLATASHAISTGTLFSVFYKPRTSQSEFIVSVNKYLEARGHKLSVGMRFKMRFEGEEAPERRFSGTIVGVGDTLSSRWADSEWRSLKVQWDEPSAILRPERVSPWELEPLVAAAPSTTQPAPKHKRARPLVLPSTPSDLPTFGLWKSPDNATSNLSYSGLRGRELYSSPNSTSLFSPMSKAGSFGFNGSNATPAISGHQMYWSNRSEVPSDAYATVANRESGEKRPETGNGYRLFGIQLVGNSNAEETSMVATVPGVVEEDPFVPSLDVDSDRQSQPSNTNRSDIPAVSSEPEKSCLRSPQETQSRQTRSCTKVHMQGMAVGRAVDLTRFDRYDDLLRKLEEMFGIEGELCGPAKKWQVVYTDDEDDTMMVGDDPWHEFCNMVRKIYIYTCEEAKRLTPKVRMPVKADAKLGKSAVADDGGGGLEDQASVGN from the exons ATGGCACATGTCGCTTCGAATCATTCCTCCGGAGGCCATGGTTCAG GGGCCTCTGGAGATGTGTTGTATAAGGAATTATGGCATGCCTGTGCGGGGCCATTGGTTACGGTGCCTCGTGAAGGAGAGCGGGTTTACTACTTTCCACAGGGTCATATGGAACAG CTGGAGGCATCAACTCATCAGGGGCTGGACCAGCAGATGCCTTCATTCAATTTACCATCGAAAATTCTCTGTAGGGTAGTGAATGTTCAGCTTCGG GCTGAAAATGAAACGGATGAAGTTTATGCACAGATAACTCTGTTACCTGAAACTGAC CAAGGCGAGGTTACTAGCCCAGATCCTCCACTCCCAGAACCTCAACGGTGCACAGTTCATTCATTTTGTAAGACCCTTACTGCTTCTGACACAAGCACCCATGGAGGATTTTCTGTTCTCAGAAGGCATGCAGATGAATGCCTTCCACCACTG GATATGTCCCAACATCCCCCTTGGCAGGAATTGGTAGCTACAGATTTGCATGGAAATGAATGGCATTTCCGTCACATTTTTCGAG GACAACCAAGAAGGCACCTGCTGACAACAGGCTGGAGTGTGTTTGTAAGCTCCAAGAGACTGGTTGCGGGTGATGCGTTCATCTTCCTACG AGGTGAAAACGGAGAGTTGCGTGTTGGGGTTAGGCGGCTAATGAGGCAACTAAGCAATATGCCGTCATCTGTTATATCCAGTCACAGCATGCATCTTGGGGTCCTTGCCACTGCATCTCATGCCATATCAACTGGGACTCTCTTTTCTGTTTTCTACAAGCCAAG GACAAGCCAATCTGAGTTTATCGTAAGTGTCAACAAGTATCTTGAAGCTCGGGGCCACAAACTCTCTGTTGGTATGAGGTTCAAGATGAGGTTCGAGGGCGAGGAGGCTCCCGAGAGGAG ATTTAGTGGTACTATTGTTGGTGTTGGGGACACTCTATCATCTCGTTGGGCAGATTCTGAATGGAGATCCCTAAAG GTTCAATGGGATGAACCTTCAGCAATCCTGCGTCCCGAAAGAGTTTCACCCTGGGAATTGGAGCCGCTGGTAGCTGCAGCTCCTTCAACCACACAACCAGCACCAAAGCACAAACGGGCACGACCACTGGTTTTACCTTCAACACCATCAGACCTACCTACATTTG GCCTATGGAAATCCCCAGATAACGCTACCTCAAATCTTTCATATTCTGGTCTACGAGGGAGAGAGCTGTACTCATCACCTAATTCTACTTCCCTCTTCTCCCCTATGTCAAAAGCTGGGTCTTTTGGATTCAATGGAAGCAATGCAACACCCGCAATCTCTGGCCACCAGATGTATTGGTCTAACCGAAGTGAAGTTCCATCAGATGCTTATGCCACAGTTGCCAACAGAGAATCTGGTGAAAAGCGGCCTGAGACTGGTAATGGCTACCGGTTGTTTGGGATCCAGCTGGTTGGTAACTCCAATGCTGAGGAAACCTCTATGGTGGCGACTGTTCCTGGTGTAGTTGAAGAGGATCCATTTGTTCCATCTTTGGATGTGGACTCTGATCGGCAATCTCAGCCATCAAATACCAACCGATCTGATATTCCTGCTGTCagcagtgagcctgaaaagtccTGTCTAAGATCACCTCAAGAGACACAAAGCAGGCAAACGCGGAGCTGCACCAAG GTTCACATGCAAGGGATGGCAGTTGGTAGAGCTGTGGACCTAACAAGGTTTGACCGGTATGATGACCTGCTCAGGAAGCTGGAGGAGATGTTTGGCATTGAAGGTGAACTCTGCGGGCCTGCAAAGAAATGGCAGGTTGTCTACACAGACGATGAGGATGACACAATGATGGTTGGCGACGACCCTTGGCA TGAGTTCTGCAACATGGTGAGGAAGATCTACATCTACACGTGTGAGGAAGCGAAGAGGCTAACACCCAAGGTGAGGATGCCGGTCAAGGCAGATGCCAAACTCGGGAAGTCGGCTGTGGCCGATGATGGTGGGGGAGGATTGGAAGATCAGGCGTCTGTTGGCAATTGA